GGCGCAGATCATTGCCAAAGAGAGCAAAAGACCTTTTTATACCCTGAGTGCAATCAATAGCGGGGTAAAAGATATCAGGGAAGTTATAGAAAAGGCTAAAGAGAGGGGAAACTTATTTACCACTAGCAACCCCATCTTGTTTATCGATGAAATCCATAGATTCAGTAAATCACAGCAAGATTCATTGCTTGGAGCAGTAGAAAAAGGTTGGATTACCCTGATTGGTGCCACAACGGAAAACCCGAGTTTTGAAGTAATTCCCGCCCTTTTGTCTCGTTGTCAGGTTTATGTGCTGAATCCCTTTGGAAAAGAAGACCTGGAGGTTTTGTTGAATAGGGCAATTGCAGAAGATAGTATCCTCAAAGAGAAAAAAATAAAGCTTAAAGAAACTGAGGCTCTCCTGCGACTCTCCGGGGGTGATGGCCGAAAACTACTTAATATTTTTGAACTCGTCGTGTCCTCAGAATCCGGTAATGACGTAATCGTCACCAATGAAATGGTGATGAAGAAAGTTCAGAAGAATACCGTATTGTACGATAAAACCGGTGAGCAGCATTACGATATCATTTCTGCATTTATAAAATCCATCAGAGGGAGTGATCCCCAGGCTGCCGTCTACTGGTTGGCCAGAATGATAGAAGGAGGGGAAGATGTAAAATTTATCGCGCGCAGATTACTGATTTCGGCCTCCGAAGATATTGGTCTCGCAAATCCAACGGCCCTGGTGATTGCCAATAATACTTTTCAGGCCGTCACTACCATAGGCTATCCGGAATCCAGAATTCTCCTGAGTCAATGTGCCATTTACCTCGCCAGCAGCCCAAAAAGTAACACAAGCTATACCGCAATTAAGAAAGCACAGGAGGCCG
This DNA window, taken from Muriicola soli, encodes the following:
- a CDS encoding replication-associated recombination protein A → MNQPLAERLRPKTLEEYISQRHLVGEEGALTQQIIKGNIPSLIFWGPPGTGKTTLAQIIAKESKRPFYTLSAINSGVKDIREVIEKAKERGNLFTTSNPILFIDEIHRFSKSQQDSLLGAVEKGWITLIGATTENPSFEVIPALLSRCQVYVLNPFGKEDLEVLLNRAIAEDSILKEKKIKLKETEALLRLSGGDGRKLLNIFELVVSSESGNDVIVTNEMVMKKVQKNTVLYDKTGEQHYDIISAFIKSIRGSDPQAAVYWLARMIEGGEDVKFIARRLLISASEDIGLANPTALVIANNTFQAVTTIGYPESRILLSQCAIYLASSPKSNTSYTAIKKAQEAVRQHGDLSVPIELRNAPTALMKDLGYGKEYKYAHDYEQNFVASEFLPDAISGTVFYSPGQNQREKAIKEFLELRWKDKYSY